A single window of Syntrophorhabdaceae bacterium DNA harbors:
- a CDS encoding (Fe-S)-binding protein has protein sequence FEVVHISQYIYELINEGRIQITKEYARKVTYHDPCYLGRHNGVFDEPRGILQKIPGLTLTEMAEVREDSLCCGMGGGRAWMETEKNERFANLRVEQAVRTGAQVLATACPYCVFALEDSRLVTNHADDIEIKDITEILQEVI, from the coding sequence TTTTGAAGTGGTCCATATCTCCCAGTACATCTATGAACTGATCAACGAGGGAAGGATTCAGATTACCAAAGAATATGCCAGGAAAGTCACCTACCACGATCCCTGTTACCTGGGAAGACATAACGGCGTCTTTGACGAACCCCGGGGAATCTTGCAGAAGATTCCGGGGCTCACCCTTACCGAGATGGCCGAAGTCCGGGAAGACAGCCTCTGCTGTGGCATGGGCGGAGGCAGGGCCTGGATGGAGACAGAAAAGAACGAGCGGTTCGCGAACCTCAGAGTCGAACAGGCCGTAAGGACTGGCGCACAGGTGCTCGCTACCGCGTGTCCCTACTGTGTGTTTGCACTTGAGGACTCGAGGCTCGTCACGAACCACGCTGACGACATTGAGATAAAGGATATCACGGAGATTTTACAGGAAGTGATTTAA